Genomic DNA from Equus asinus isolate D_3611 breed Donkey chromosome 10, EquAss-T2T_v2, whole genome shotgun sequence:
ACACAATTACTCACACAGCTCCTAAGCCTGTACTTGGTGAGCCTGAACGACTGTGTATGCCCTATAAGCACCACCCAAGGCACAGAACGCCTCCTCCCCCAGAAAATgtccctccaggcagccctcaccCGCCATTCCACTTCCATCCTCCAGGGGGGTCTCGGATGTGGGGGAGACAGCTTGGCTCCTCCCCTGCTGTCCTTCAACCTTGGACCCCACCTTCCCACCTGGGCACCAAGTGCCACGTGCAGGGtctggggggaaggggagaggcccCGAGCTGCATGGCTGGTGGGCCTGGGGGTACCTGGGAGGCTGCTCCCCTGGGACTCAGGCCTGGATGCACTGGCTCAGAAGCCCACCCTCGGCACAGGAAGCGCCAGCCTCAAGTCCCCCAGGCCTCTGggaccctcagtttcttcatctgggaaATGGGCTCACTAGCACCCACCTCACAGGCCCTGGCTGGGACtggattccttccttcctcctttccttcctcccatgGTCGCTGAGTGGCAGCAACCTCCCAGAAATGGGAACCATTCTATGGGGGGCCTGGTGTTGCAGTGACCAAGGACCGCCAGTCCCGTGTGTGCGCGCAGGTGGTGGGGGCGCTACCTGAGGTGAAGAGCTTCGTCCTGGAGTTGTAGAAGGAGGAGAAGCTGGAGTACACCACGGGGATGATGGGCACCTACAGACAGGAGGACGCGGGCAGCCTGAGGACCCAGAGCCCGCCCCAGCCCGCCCTCATCCCCAAGGGCAAGCTCGTGGAGGGAGCCCTGCCTGGCCACCCGCCTGCCCCCACCTTGGGGCTGCCCACGGCACCCGGAGAGGTCCCAGGATGGGCACActgtcctgcctcagggcccttCCCTATGCTGATCCCTGGGCCTGGAACACCGTTCATGCCCTGAGGGGCCCAGAGTTCCAGAAACTCATCCTGCACATCTTCACTCAagcatcccctcctccaggaagccttcctgggctGGCACATGTCCATCTGATTCATGTCTGTGCCCCCCGCTGGGTCCTCAGGACTGCCCAGGGGGGAGGGCCCTGTCCAGTTCAGCTGGAGGAGGTGACTGAGGTTTTGCCGCCCACCCCTCCCTTCCCAAGCTTTCCTCCATTGGGAGGAGGCCGGGGCAgagccaggggaggggcagggcctgcTGGGATTCCTGGAAGACAGTCCAGCGGTGACTCCAGCGTTGTAAAGGGCACCTGAGGGCAATCATGAACCCCGGGACCAGCAGAGGACTGGGGGCAGGGGCTCAGAGCCCAGGCAGGCTACAGTCTGGCAGGTGCTGGTgggagatggagaggagggggcagggagaggacagGAAATGATGTCGTCTGCTGGCTGAGGCTGCCACTGCCCCAGCCCCCCAAGAGGCACCTGtatctcccctctcctctcccatgaCCCCTTCCCCATGCGAGCGGCAGGGGAAAGTGGCATTAGCCCCAGGCGCTTGGCAGGAGTGCCCTCCACCTCCTGGCCAGAGTGGCCGCAGGCCCAGAGCATGGGAGAGCCTTGTGTGGGCTGGGCAGGCCTGGGATCAGAGCCCAGGCTCCCGCCCCCAGCTCCAGGCTCCTCCACGCAGCTTGCCAGCGCCCATACCCCATGGCATCAACTGGGAGCCTCTGGAAGGAGGGCTCCCCAGGTCTTGCTCAGGGCCAGGCACCAGGGGGCGCCAGAGGCCACATGTCACAGGTGGAGGACAGGCGCAAAGCAGATCCCTGCCCAGCTGCCACCCAAGCTCCATCTGCAGGATGCAAGTCCCGTCCCCTGACCCCGACGATGGCTTTCCCCTACACCAACTTCCCAGCACAGTACCAGGGGCGGGACAGGGTGCCCTTCACCCACCAGGAGACCCTGCCCCTGGACGGGTGTGCCCCCTGCCTCTCCTGGTATCACCCCCAGACCCCAGGACATCTCTAGGACAACTGCACCCCTGGAGGCCGAGGACCAGAAATGTACAATGTCCCTCGGTGGAGCTCACAGTCCACTCTCCCCAGGCCCGtctccgcccccacccccccagccgtGGGCACTGCTGGTTCAGCCCACTGCCCACTCCCGCCCAGCCAGGGGTGCTGGGGGACTGAACAGGCCCTGAGCATAGCCTTCCCGAGAGGGCTCAGCCAACAGCCTGCTGCCTCCGCCTTATAAcccagccctgggctccctcGGGGGGGCCTCTCCCCTGGCCACTTGGAAAGGGGGTGCTGGAGCTGCACGTGCTGCGTTGAGCTGAGTTTGCCCGCTGGCCACTGGGCCTCATCAGGCGCCAGCCTTAACGCTTAGGGCGGGAAGGGGCCCAAAGGACTGCCCTCCGAGCAGGTCAGGGACCAGGGACCCTGCCCCATGGCAGGTGGGCCGTGAGCGCCAGCAGCCCCTGCCTGGCCAGGCGGGTCACCTTCAGCCTCAGGCCGACGTGGACCTGCTTCCCCACCCCCTGCTGCCCCAGGAGGGTGAGGCCTGCGCACCTGGGCCTGGATTGCCAGGTGGAAGGCGCCTTTCTTGAAAGGTAGCAGGTCTCCATTGTCATTCCGCGTGCCCTCAGGGTAGATCCACACTTtgagctggaggagagaggaggcagctgccACAGGGATACACCCCACAGCCCTGAGGCCACCCGCGGGGCgccctcctcacccctgccccaacttctcagccgagaccccgCTAACAGCTGAGGCCTGACTCTCCTGCATGCGGTTTGCAGACGTGCGGGGGTGACGCCAAAAGCAAGGTGCGCGTCAGGTCTGCTCTGACACCTGCTGTCCCACCCTCCCTGGAGGCCCACGCCCCGGGCACTTACATTCTCCCGGACCAAGCGCTCGCCCACATCAGCCATCACGGTCATGGCGGTACTGGAGCGCTGCCGGTTGATGAAGACGACGCCCCCGAGGTACATGATCAGGCCCAGGGGCCCCAGGAAGAGCAGCTCCCGCTTGGCGATCTGCATGCAGCGCGGGGGCAGGATCTCCATGAGGCCTGTGGGCAGCCACCGGACACCAGACggagtgagagagagagcgagcaggtggctcagagCCGGGTGGCCACCTCCCCaaggagggagccagccctgcacctTGACCACCAACAGGCCTGGCCAAGTCACGCCTTCCCGCTGGccacctgggcaagtcacttggcctCCAAGCCTCGGTTTCCCACCCGTAAAGGGAGGGTGCTCTAAGAGAGCTCCCGGCTGTCGGGGAGCCGCAGAGCCCTATGCCCAGCGCCAGGCACATGTGACCTTGTCCCTCATTACCTGTGGCTGGAGGGGGGCACAGGGCCCCCTGGCCTGGCCCAGCCTCTACCTCCCTGAAGCAGCCCCCATGCCCCCTCCCCGGGGACCAGGCCGGTGTCCCGGGCCCAGCCCGTGGCTGGGAAGGGCCAGCCCTCCCACCAGACCCTCTTGGCCCAGCCTACCCATCATGTCCAGGATGCTCTGGTGGTTAGAAATGATGACACAGGGGTGGTCGACTTCCAGCTTCCCGCGGCCCTTTATCTCAAAGCGAAGGCCGTATGCGTACTTGAAGGACCGAACAAACCAACTGATGATGCTAAGAGGGAAGATGGCACCAGTGAGCAGAGGTCCCACTGCCCTGCGGCCCCGGCCTGAAGGCCTGGGGAGGAACCAGAGACAGCAACACAACAGAGAGCCCCGCAGCAGATGGAGCCCACACCCACCCTCTCGtgggctggctgtgtgacccagagCTTTCTTCCCCTCCAGGAGCCTTCAGCTCCTGTCCCTCAAGGAGATGGGGactgctgccctgcttcctgCCACCCAAGCCTGCGGCCGGCGGGAAAATCAGGAACAGAAGGAGCAAAGCCTCCGGGGCCCGGACGCCTGGCAAGGGGGAGGGCGCCTTCCACATCCACATTCCAGGGGCCTGTCCTTATCCTGGGCCCTCCCTCACACCCCTGCTAGCTCAGCCAAGTGGGGGGCCCAGCCGGGTCTGCTGCTCAGTTGTGACGGCAACTGACGGACccgacacagagagagagaggtcggTGCGCccctgcagaggaggctgggCGCCCACCCACACAGCTTGGGGAGGAGACCCGGTCAGAAGTGACCATCCCCTAAGGCAGCGCCACACTGGGAAGAAAGGGTTGGTACCAAAAGGAGACTTTTGCAAGGAGCCAAAGGTTGCTTCCAGAATGATGGGAGAGCCCCGCCGACGAGACCAGCATGGCCAGGCAGCATGGCGACGAGGCTGCTGTCACTCCTCGCCTGATCCCACAGAGCAGTGAGTGTACCCTGGTCCCAGATCGAGACGCGGCCTGCAGAGGCTCATGGCTTGCCCAGGGTCTCACGGAGGGAAGGGAGTGGAGCCAGGATGTGTGAGGGCCCGGGACTCCTGACTTGGAAGCCCACGGCCTCCGAGCCCCTGTTCCTGGCAGGTGGCTGCCCCGGAGCACCTGTGCCCTTGAGGGGCCTCGTCCAAGCAGCACGCGATGGGCACAACGAGCTGTGTCCAGGGGCACTGTGGCTTCGCGCTCTAACTGTCCGTAGGGACTGTAGGCACTGCCTGGGCacggagagcagagggaggaagcgTGGCCTCCACCCCCTGCTCTGCAGGGATGCTCTGCCCACATCTGGGCCAGAACAGGTGCCAGGAGGGGTCAGCCCACGAGGTGACGGATCTGAGGTGTGCGCTCAGTGCTCCGCAGCTCCCTGCAGGACCCCTGGGTCCTCCCATCCCCAGTGGGTGGGTGCAGATGTGCCGCCCGAGGGCCAAGGGTCCCTGACTCAGAACTGCCCCCCTTCTCCCAGAGGATTTGTGCACCCGCCCTCCCGACACCCCCAGGCCATTGGATCCCAGAGCTGGCTCTCAAGAGAGCAGACTCAGGGCCAGAGCCTTGACTCAAAGCCAGACTCGGGTTCTTTGAATTGCAgttaaatacacataatataaagtttaccatcttaaccattttcaag
This window encodes:
- the AGPAT2 gene encoding 1-acyl-sn-glycerol-3-phosphate acyltransferase beta isoform X1, with translation MGGSSVVGPEATRLCPQRRGPGRTLGRRLLPHPHRQHRFLRPRLGRTWRGWRTPWKPCVGHPGSPRSVALGRTGSAAEGTHASIISWFVRSFKYAYGLRFEIKGRGKLEVDHPCVIISNHQSILDMMGLMEILPPRCMQIAKRELLFLGPLGLIMYLGGVVFINRQRSSTAMTVMADVGERLVRENLKVWIYPEGTRNDNGDLLPFKKGAFHLAIQAQVPIIPVVYSSFSSFYNSRTKLFTSGTVKVEVLDAIPTRGLTVTDVPKLMDTCHQAMRTTFFRISKMPQENGDAVGPGAQPAQ
- the AGPAT2 gene encoding 1-acyl-sn-glycerol-3-phosphate acyltransferase beta isoform X2, with amino-acid sequence MELWPWLTAALLLLLLLVQLNRAARFYTKITLYCVLCFVVSPVASVVCLLRHGGRTVENMSIISWFVRSFKYAYGLRFEIKGRGKLEVDHPCVIISNHQSILDMMGLMEILPPRCMQIAKRELLFLGPLGLIMYLGGVVFINRQRSSTAMTVMADVGERLVRENLKVWIYPEGTRNDNGDLLPFKKGAFHLAIQAQVPIIPVVYSSFSSFYNSRTKLFTSGTVKVEVLDAIPTRGLTVTDVPKLMDTCHQAMRTTFFRISKMPQENGDAVGPGAQPAQ